The proteins below are encoded in one region of Archocentrus centrarchus isolate MPI-CPG fArcCen1 chromosome 13, fArcCen1, whole genome shotgun sequence:
- the c1qtnf5 gene encoding complement C1q tumor necrosis factor-related protein 5 — protein MNIIISSSSSSRSSNQRLQHIIRLETAMTSLRLLPLFHSLLVLHVYLSNQLDDNKIPPSLCTGHPGIPGSPGVHGSPGQPGRDGRDGRDAAPGEKGEKGERGAPGETGVRGLTGDRGDHGVKGERGQPGECAVAPKSAFSVKLSQGHTLPLTVGDAVHFDTIIINEQGDYNSETGRFTCKVPGVYYFAIHATVYRASLQFDLMKNGHAVASYFQFYGNWPKPASLSGGSLLHLIPGDQVWVQMALSEYNGFYSSTKTDSTFTGFLVYSDWKNSAVFA, from the exons CCTTGAGACTGCAATGACCTCACTCAGACTTTTGCCCCTGTTCCACTCCCTCCTCGTCCTACATGTTTATCTTTCCAACCAGTTAGATGACAACAAGATCCCTCCCAGTCTGTGTACTGGTCATCCCGGTATTCCGGGCTCTCCCGGAGTTCATGGCAGTCCCGGTCAGCCAGGGAGAGACGGGAGGGATGGGAGGGATGCTGCTCCCGGGGAAAAGGGGGAGAAGGGGGAGAGAGGGGCCCCAG gTGAGACAGGAGTACGAGGTCTGACTGGAGATAGAGGTGACCATGGAGTAAAAGGGGAAAGAGGGCAGCCAGGAGAGTGTGCAGTGGCTCCTAAATCAGCCTTCAGTGTCAAACTGTCTCAGGGCCACACATTACCCCTAACTGTGGGCGACGCAGTCCACTTCGACACCATCATAATCAATGAACAGGGTGACTACAACTCAGAGACAGGACGCTTCACCTGCAAAGTCCCCGGAGTGTACTACTTTGCCATCCATGCCACAGTGTACCGTGCCAGCCTGCAGTTCGACCTGATGAAGAACGGACACGCGGTGGCatcttattttcagttttacgGCAACTGGCCCAAACCGGCATCTCTGTCAGGCGGCTCCCTGCTTCACCTCATCCCCGGTGATCAGGTGTGGGTGCAGATGGCTCTCTCAGAGTACAATGGATTTTACTCCAGCACCAAGACAGACAGCACCTTCACTGGGTTCCTGGTGTACTCAGACTGGAAAaactctgctgtgtttgcatgA